Proteins encoded by one window of Hippoglossus hippoglossus isolate fHipHip1 chromosome 15, fHipHip1.pri, whole genome shotgun sequence:
- the LOC117775697 gene encoding indoleamine 2,3-dioxygenase 2-like has protein sequence MLPRGLLYEGVSNEPISLSGGSAAQSSAFQCFDALLRVRHEDETGAYLTRMRDYMPPAHRQLIETLSALPPLRDLISSSSSSDLYQAYNACVSALVDLRSYHLNTVSKYVVMPANQARAVSCPLGGMATLKGTGGSDPMVFLKSARDNTQKSLILETSPVSKETEMSHITSVKKMFSPLSVLWLVCLFVSKMIRNLLGTFTRKPAGKMQ, from the exons ATGCTTCCAAGAGGGCTGTTGTACGAAGGTGTGAGCAATGAGCCAATTTCGTTATCAGGCGGAAGTGCAGCCCAGAGTTCAGCCTTTCAGTGTTTCGATGCTTTGCTGCGCGTCCGGCATGAAGATGAGACAG GGGCCTACCTGACACGCATGAGGGATTACATGCCTCCTGCCCACCGTCAGCTGATAGagactctctctgctcttccaCCTCTGCGAGACttgatctcctccagctccagctctgatcTCTACCAGGCCTACAACGCCTGCGTGTCAGCGCTGGTGGATTTACGGAGCTACCACCTCAATACTGTGAGCAAGTACGTTGTCATGCCTGCTAACCAGGCCCGAGCCGTGAGCTGCCCTCTTGGAGGCATGGCTACCCTCAAAGGGACTGGTGGATCCGACCCCATGGTCTTCCTTAAGAGTGCTCGTGACAATACACAAAAATCACTGATCTTAGAGACATCACCTGTGTCAAAAGAAACCGAAATGTCACATATTACCTCCGTGAAGAagatgttttcaccactgtctgtgctttggttggtttgtttgtttgtaagcaagatgaTACGAAACCTACTGGGCACTTTTACCAGGAAACCTGCTGGAAAGATGCAGTAG